A single window of Plectropomus leopardus isolate mb chromosome 12, YSFRI_Pleo_2.0, whole genome shotgun sequence DNA harbors:
- the LOC121950958 gene encoding E3 ubiquitin-protein ligase RNF186-like: MADAVDTGGDGSSAPSDATDSLPNDVYECKICYNYFDLDRHTPKLLGCSHTFCTECLDALHSRQGRGWRIGCPVCRQRTIVPEYRVHNLPDNIALTESLPIETHEPADSSNTDTPAAPAVSSAASQESNCHTCKQVAFLSGCGCAIFSFLSMVVLLLLGLIFVQNFNHTTWPVGPICLFVASVLALFSLILTWLMCMLKSRPDTEASNFSSLTSNVM; the protein is encoded by the coding sequence ATGGCGGATGCGGTAGATACGGGAGGCGATGGTAGCTCAGCTCCATCTGACGCGACCGACTCGCTTCCCAACGACGTATACGAGTGCAAAATATGCTACAACTACTTCGACCTGGACCGCCACACTCCCAAACTACTGGGCTGCTCCCACACCTTCTGCACCGAGTGCCTCGACGCTCTGCACTCCCGGCAGGGCCGAGGATGGAGGATCGGCTGCCCTGTGTGTCGCCAGCGCACTATAGTGCCGGAGTATCGGGTTCACAACCTCCCCGACAACATCGCGCTGACAGAATCGCTCCCGATTGAAACGCACGAGCCTGCGGACTCATCAAACACAGACACCCCCGCAGCTCCGGCCGTCTCTTCAGCCGCGTCCCAAGAGAGCAACTGTCACACTTGCAAACAAGTCGCGTTTCTGAGCGGCTGCGGCTGCGCCATCTTCTCTTTCCTGTCCATGGTGGTGCTTTTACTTCTGGGCCTCATCTTTGTGCAGAACTTCAATCACACTACGTGGCCCGTCGGCCctatctgtttgtttgttgccagTGTCCTCGCGCTGTTCTCGCTCATCCTCACTTGGTTAATGTGCATGTTGAAGAGCCGACCTGATACTGAGGCAAGCAACTTCAGTTCCCTCACTTCTAATGTAATGTGA